In one Neobacillus sp. CF12 genomic region, the following are encoded:
- a CDS encoding GGDEF domain-containing protein has protein sequence MKEKKHLKWSYKIIFIIIGLLFLKVFEFVVLDRVIHWFWKIPLDGTGEFIDIIVTILILLPFIIIVMMQRIRLEGAEEKYKILAYNDPLTGLSNRRYFEEKVSNSLMRNIKEGKTGAVIFIDIDGFKLVNDTYGHEIGDILLKEIGIRLLASVRKEDLVSRFAGDEFIFFLPNVDKPLVLNIVKRIIEEINKPFVINNNRILISTSVGISFFPEQGKDIKFLLRNADKAMYKAKLDGKNTYEIFDEDKES, from the coding sequence ATGAAGGAAAAGAAACATTTAAAATGGTCATATAAAATAATTTTCATTATTATCGGTCTACTGTTCCTAAAAGTCTTTGAATTTGTCGTTCTAGATAGAGTAATTCATTGGTTTTGGAAAATACCATTGGATGGTACAGGAGAATTTATAGACATTATTGTTACTATATTGATCTTGTTGCCATTTATCATTATTGTAATGATGCAAAGAATTAGATTAGAGGGAGCGGAAGAGAAGTACAAAATATTAGCTTATAATGACCCTTTGACGGGACTTTCAAATCGTAGATATTTTGAAGAAAAAGTAAGCAATTCTCTTATGCGAAACATTAAAGAAGGTAAAACCGGTGCTGTTATTTTCATCGACATTGATGGGTTTAAACTTGTGAATGACACTTACGGGCATGAAATTGGTGATATTTTATTAAAGGAAATTGGGATAAGGCTTTTAGCGAGTGTGCGCAAAGAGGATTTGGTTTCACGTTTTGCTGGAGATGAATTTATTTTCTTCTTGCCAAACGTAGATAAGCCTTTAGTTTTAAACATTGTAAAAAGAATCATCGAAGAAATTAACAAGCCATTTGTTATAAATAATAATAGAATTTTAATTTCAACAAGTGTTGGTATATCTTTTTTCCCAGAACAAGGAAAAGATATAAAATTCTTGTTAAGAAATGCCGATAAAGCAATGTATAAAGCAAAATTAGATGGAAAAAACACTTACGAAATATTTGATGAAGATAAGGAGTCCTGA
- a CDS encoding polyhydroxyalkanoate biosynthesis repressor PhaR, translating to MAENNLYNSVRQVSEMWEKGLNGLLFQSVDNNPLIQMTKLGIEANSRYIEMLKRNRELMANYMNLPTKNDVANAVKQTIQAEEKIDILEEQIWNLQESFAIATEEQNKMLAEIIDFTKHLHSEWQKASQELAKLSEMKDEFEAMKKLLEEVKAESVQVAK from the coding sequence ATGGCCGAAAATAACCTGTACAATTCTGTAAGACAAGTAAGTGAAATGTGGGAAAAGGGTTTAAATGGATTATTATTTCAATCTGTTGATAATAACCCATTAATCCAAATGACTAAATTAGGTATTGAGGCAAATTCTAGATACATAGAGATGTTAAAAAGAAACCGGGAACTGATGGCAAATTATATGAATCTACCAACAAAAAATGATGTAGCCAATGCGGTTAAACAAACCATCCAAGCTGAAGAGAAAATTGATATTCTTGAAGAGCAAATCTGGAATTTGCAAGAAAGTTTTGCTATAGCAACAGAGGAACAAAACAAAATGCTTGCTGAAATCATTGATTTTACCAAACATCTTCATTCAGAATGGCAAAAAGCATCGCAAGAACTTGCTAAATTATCAGAAATGAAAGATGAGTTTGAAGCGATGAAGAAACTATTGGAGGAAGTGAAGGCAGAATCAGTTCAAGTAGCCAAATAA
- a CDS encoding diphthine--ammonia ligase — MTEIKDWKNGACGHKFIASFSGGKDSVLALYKAMKVGEAIGLIVMMEEEGKRSRSHGMPPELINAQAKSIGLPVYKAPASWKDYETVFISLLERAKKQGAEVLVTGDLDMPAHGCWHEQVTEKAGLKLGMPLWEMNHREAVEEFIHLGFETIIVTVNLSLGMSEDDLGRTLTLEYIKELEARGIDPCGEAGEFHTTVLDGPIFNHPITVRKCEMIKNGEYAFLPLELD; from the coding sequence ATGACAGAAATAAAGGATTGGAAAAATGGTGCCTGCGGGCATAAATTTATAGCTTCTTTTAGCGGAGGAAAGGATAGTGTCTTAGCACTTTATAAAGCAATGAAGGTTGGAGAAGCTATTGGGCTGATTGTTATGATGGAAGAGGAAGGAAAACGTTCAAGATCACATGGAATGCCTCCGGAACTCATAAACGCTCAAGCTAAATCTATTGGTTTGCCCGTATATAAAGCTCCTGCAAGTTGGAAAGATTATGAAACAGTGTTTATAAGTCTATTAGAAAGAGCTAAAAAACAAGGAGCAGAAGTGTTAGTCACTGGAGACTTGGATATGCCTGCTCATGGCTGCTGGCATGAACAGGTTACGGAGAAGGCTGGCTTAAAGCTGGGGATGCCTTTATGGGAAATGAACCATCGTGAAGCTGTCGAAGAGTTCATTCATCTAGGATTTGAAACGATCATAGTAACGGTTAATCTATCACTTGGAATGAGTGAAGATGATTTAGGGAGAACGTTAACCCTGGAATACATAAAGGAACTTGAAGCACGAGGAATTGACCCCTGCGGAGAAGCTGGAGAGTTTCATACCACAGTTCTAGATGGACCCATTTTTAATCACCCTATAACCGTTCGGAAATGTGAAATGATTAAAAATGGAGAATATGCTTTTTTGCCTTTGGAACTAGATTAA
- a CDS encoding VOC family protein: MSKINQKIVPHLWYDKEAKEAAEFYASIFPDSSITGVTTIHDTPSGDSDIVTFELWGQKFMAISAGPHFKINPSVSFMVNFDPSRIKNAIEKINEVWNKLSDGGTALMPLDKYPFSERYGWIQDKYGLSWQLILTNPEGEERPSIIPSFLFVGNQCGNTEEAMNFYLSVFKNTKQGHIARYPNGMEPDKEGTIMFADFKLENQWFAAMDSAHNHKFNFNEAISFMVYCDTQEEIDYYWERLSAVPEAEQCGWLKDKYDVSWQIVPSEMDEMMSKGTPEQLERLTKAFLKMKKFDLVELRKAYKG, translated from the coding sequence ATGTCAAAAATTAATCAAAAGATTGTTCCGCATTTATGGTATGACAAGGAGGCAAAAGAGGCTGCAGAGTTTTACGCTTCCATATTCCCGGATTCAAGTATTACGGGTGTAACCACTATCCACGACACACCATCAGGCGACTCCGATATCGTTACTTTTGAACTTTGGGGACAAAAGTTCATGGCAATTAGCGCAGGACCTCATTTCAAGATCAATCCGTCGGTGTCGTTCATGGTTAATTTTGACCCATCACGAATAAAGAACGCGATTGAAAAAATCAATGAAGTATGGAATAAATTGTCCGATGGAGGAACAGCGTTAATGCCGCTTGATAAGTATCCGTTCAGCGAGAGATATGGCTGGATTCAGGATAAGTATGGTTTGTCTTGGCAGTTAATCCTTACCAATCCAGAAGGTGAAGAGCGGCCTTCAATCATCCCATCATTTTTGTTTGTCGGCAATCAATGCGGCAACACGGAAGAGGCGATGAATTTTTATTTATCAGTATTTAAGAACACAAAGCAGGGACATATTGCCCGCTACCCTAATGGGATGGAACCTGATAAAGAAGGAACCATCATGTTCGCTGACTTTAAGCTTGAAAATCAGTGGTTTGCCGCAATGGATAGCGCTCACAACCATAAATTCAATTTTAACGAGGCAATCTCATTTATGGTATATTGTGACACACAAGAAGAGATTGATTACTACTGGGAAAGGCTGTCTGCAGTACCTGAAGCCGAGCAATGCGGCTGGCTGAAAGATAAGTATGATGTATCCTGGCAGATTGTGCCAAGTGAGATGGACGAGATGATGAGCAAGGGCACACCTGAGCAACTTGAGCGCCTAACGAAAGCATTTCTTAAAATGAAGAAATTTGATCTTGTGGAATTGCGGAAAGCATATAAGGGATAA
- a CDS encoding DUF4139 domain-containing protein: MRYLSTNEQNEKLSITIYNGQFGLVKEDRLVQSNEQVEEIQYLDVAKKIETDSIIINGVNVLELNYDFDLVSKAKLLDKYLDQDIYIYDKKTEEKLAIRLLSVTDGIIGERIDTKEIVINPTGELVLPSLPAGLIAKPALLWKVPKTPLNQTINVSYLTKGITWGANYVLNLTEKDFHLTGWMAINNQSGATFENAQLKLIAGEINRIEEIDDFYENEKYEDRMVVYSAVEPSFEEKSFADQHMYTLNRPVTIKDEQEKQINFLNVANGTYRKIYEVDRYSTKPVIKIEIDNSKENNLEIPLPKGKVKVYQADSDNLLEFIGEDQIPHTAKKQPITLNLGTAFDIVCDFNEANRYEEDHLEYIEDRYYIHNQKDEKVTVKIVHTIRERTWEMVKTSHAYEKNTSCTITCNVEVEPDVREMVTFEYVIDNTIYIKNRD, encoded by the coding sequence TTGCGCTATCTATCGACGAACGAACAAAATGAAAAGCTTAGTATTACGATTTATAATGGTCAATTTGGTCTGGTCAAAGAAGATCGGTTAGTACAAAGTAATGAGCAAGTTGAAGAGATTCAATATTTGGATGTTGCGAAAAAGATAGAGACTGACTCAATTATCATTAATGGTGTAAATGTATTGGAACTAAACTATGATTTCGATTTAGTCAGTAAGGCGAAATTGTTAGATAAATATTTAGACCAAGACATTTATATCTATGATAAAAAAACAGAGGAAAAGCTAGCAATCAGACTGTTAAGCGTAACTGATGGAATTATTGGCGAGCGTATCGACACAAAGGAAATTGTCATCAATCCGACGGGGGAGCTTGTGTTACCATCACTGCCAGCAGGATTAATTGCCAAGCCAGCATTATTATGGAAGGTTCCGAAGACGCCACTCAACCAAACGATCAATGTCTCGTATCTAACCAAAGGCATTACTTGGGGTGCAAATTATGTATTGAACTTAACAGAGAAAGATTTTCACCTAACGGGCTGGATGGCAATCAACAATCAATCGGGTGCAACCTTTGAAAATGCACAACTGAAACTGATTGCTGGGGAAATCAATCGAATTGAAGAAATAGATGACTTTTATGAAAATGAAAAATATGAGGATCGCATGGTTGTTTACAGTGCGGTTGAGCCAAGTTTCGAAGAGAAAAGCTTTGCTGACCAACATATGTATACTTTGAATCGACCTGTAACCATTAAAGACGAACAAGAAAAACAAATCAACTTTTTAAATGTGGCCAATGGGACGTATCGGAAAATCTACGAAGTAGATCGTTATTCTACCAAACCAGTAATTAAAATTGAGATTGACAATAGTAAGGAGAACAATCTAGAAATTCCTTTGCCAAAAGGTAAAGTGAAGGTATACCAAGCCGATTCGGACAATCTCTTAGAATTTATTGGTGAGGATCAAATTCCACACACAGCAAAAAAGCAACCCATTACCCTAAACCTTGGAACAGCTTTTGATATTGTCTGTGATTTTAATGAAGCCAATCGATATGAAGAAGATCATTTAGAGTATATTGAGGACCGCTATTACATCCATAATCAAAAAGACGAAAAAGTGACAGTGAAAATTGTCCATACCATACGTGAACGAACGTGGGAAATGGTTAAAACAAGTCATGCATACGAGAAGAATACCTCATGTACTATCACCTGTAATGTAGAAGTCGAACCAGATGTAAGGGAAATGGTGACCTTTGAATATGTCATAGACAACACCATTTATATTAAAAACAGAGACTAG
- a CDS encoding 50S ribosomal protein L11 methyltransferase: MYEITVKLPTKKIERIITHLYQKGYHQTFYEVPLDVVTDANGYAFVEKRNETTELNIYINDYIEAKERLQLVELLAIDESSLLVKEVIEMNYQQTFDDIFLENGWVITSPDKRNHYDKEKRIVLDSQGNFGTGYHETTKDCLYFILQHDLTGLCVADIGAGSGVLSVAAALKGANSIDTYDIQPVEREILYQCELNRVKPVNVYQSDLIKNKNRINKKYDWIFLNIGTQENIDIINAQSLLDCRDTTFILSGMLEWNSHRVETLFKNAGFLLEQKKQSNEWVTCLFNAT, encoded by the coding sequence ATGTATGAAATTACCGTAAAACTCCCAACGAAAAAGATTGAAAGAATCATTACCCATTTATACCAAAAAGGTTACCACCAAACTTTTTATGAGGTTCCACTAGATGTGGTCACGGATGCAAATGGCTATGCCTTTGTTGAGAAAAGGAATGAAACAACAGAACTAAATATCTATATAAATGACTATATTGAAGCAAAGGAACGACTTCAGTTAGTAGAATTATTAGCGATTGATGAGTCCAGTCTATTAGTTAAGGAAGTAATTGAGATGAATTACCAGCAAACATTTGATGATATTTTCCTTGAGAATGGCTGGGTCATCACGTCACCGGATAAACGGAATCATTACGACAAAGAAAAGCGGATTGTACTAGACTCCCAAGGGAATTTTGGTACAGGCTATCATGAAACAACAAAAGATTGTTTGTACTTCATATTACAACATGATTTAACAGGGTTGTGTGTTGCGGATATCGGAGCAGGTTCAGGAGTGTTAAGTGTTGCTGCAGCACTCAAGGGAGCAAATTCCATTGATACATATGACATCCAACCGGTGGAGCGAGAAATTCTTTATCAGTGTGAATTAAATCGTGTTAAACCGGTGAATGTCTATCAAAGTGATTTAATCAAGAATAAAAATCGAATCAACAAAAAATATGATTGGATCTTCCTTAATATCGGAACGCAGGAAAATATTGATATCATTAACGCCCAGAGTCTCTTAGATTGCAGAGATACTACATTTATATTGTCAGGTATGCTTGAATGGAATTCCCATCGGGTAGAGACTTTATTTAAAAATGCAGGATTCTTGTTGGAGCAAAAGAAACAAAGTAATGAATGGGTGACGTGCCTTTTTAATGCAACTTAA
- a CDS encoding CBO0543 family protein, whose translation MAEIIGVSTWILAGFRWGDWRNWHKYHATILYFILGDVLYYYITYNYRLWSLNPTPPLTTELVCLVGEFLVFTSTILIYLGRYPTGHFISAWWTSLWVLIYTANEWLLTLTGTFTYDNGWTLFDSFLFNILMLILLRLHYIKPLFTLILSIPISIILIILNSIPIK comes from the coding sequence TTGGCTGAAATTATTGGTGTTAGCACTTGGATATTAGCAGGATTCCGTTGGGGAGATTGGAGGAACTGGCACAAGTATCATGCTACGATCCTATATTTTATTCTAGGCGATGTACTTTATTATTATATTACCTATAATTATCGACTCTGGTCACTTAATCCAACACCTCCACTTACAACCGAACTTGTTTGTCTAGTTGGAGAATTTTTGGTATTTACCAGTACGATTTTGATTTATTTAGGTAGATATCCTACTGGGCATTTTATTTCTGCTTGGTGGACAAGTCTTTGGGTACTCATTTACACAGCAAACGAATGGTTATTAACGTTAACAGGTACATTCACATACGACAATGGCTGGACATTATTTGACTCGTTTTTATTTAATATACTTATGCTCATTCTTCTTCGATTACACTATATAAAGCCATTATTCACACTTATTCTATCAATTCCAATATCAATTATACTTATAATTCTGAATTCTATCCCTATAAAATAA
- a CDS encoding GNAT family N-acetyltransferase, translating into MFIREISKEDNAKVKKIIQDSLKSLGLAIPGTAYFDPQLNDLHQYYNNLEHAKYWVVEMEGEVVGGIGIAPFNEPEKICELQKLYLSSKAQGIGLGKKIMETALSFASEHYEKCYLETTHDLKTACILYEKFGFTLLDKPLSGSDHSAMNAWYLKELN; encoded by the coding sequence ATGTTTATTCGAGAAATTAGTAAGGAAGATAATGCAAAAGTAAAGAAAATAATACAAGATTCATTAAAATCACTTGGTTTAGCGATTCCTGGAACAGCCTATTTTGATCCTCAACTTAATGATCTACACCAATATTATAATAATCTGGAACATGCAAAGTATTGGGTAGTAGAAATGGAAGGAGAAGTTGTTGGGGGAATTGGTATAGCACCGTTTAACGAACCTGAAAAAATTTGCGAATTACAAAAGCTTTATTTAAGTTCAAAAGCACAAGGAATCGGACTCGGAAAGAAGATAATGGAAACAGCCTTGTCATTTGCCTCTGAACATTACGAAAAGTGTTACTTAGAAACAACCCATGATTTAAAAACTGCATGTATCTTATATGAAAAATTTGGTTTTACACTTTTAGATAAACCACTCTCGGGTTCTGACCATTCTGCTATGAATGCGTGGTATTTAAAAGAGTTGAATTGA
- a CDS encoding acyl-CoA dehydrogenase family protein gives MSDRSIAVTNIEKKLKQDLMENNKPEQIIERLWDSIKENKLHRLLMDSEIAERNISVEEYLEVLRRFAYVNGGFAFAFHVHQVAVNILSQLMNQQQKEALKDMLEQGKVFGLARSEAKMETRHHFKTTIQKEGSGFALFGRKDYCTLAGIADYYVVFSQSDILDPKPERVQVCLVDGNRPEVEVNKTCQLEALISSCTYSLIFHGYKLVSSELIGNPGDFQRIEDPDLLPLGICAINMGMADSILAKFIENIKVMEGFEKEESLQTLGKMDVRKRGAELLVDESIKIRPPHKEASLCLRRAKGAVDEYVNWTAEEVLRLLGSTGLMGSHHFIELRNDVRASSFMPPNYRKCLYDIGKGVMAKILK, from the coding sequence ATGTCAGATAGGAGTATAGCTGTTACTAATATAGAAAAAAAGTTGAAACAAGACTTAATGGAAAACAACAAACCGGAACAAATCATAGAACGTTTATGGGATTCAATTAAAGAAAACAAACTTCATCGCTTATTAATGGATTCAGAAATAGCGGAACGAAATATATCAGTAGAGGAATATTTGGAGGTTCTGCGTCGTTTTGCATATGTGAACGGTGGATTTGCCTTCGCTTTTCATGTTCATCAAGTAGCAGTGAACATTCTTAGTCAACTGATGAATCAGCAACAGAAAGAAGCATTGAAAGATATGCTCGAACAAGGAAAAGTTTTTGGCTTAGCACGTTCAGAAGCCAAAATGGAAACCCGTCATCATTTTAAAACGACCATTCAAAAGGAAGGATCTGGTTTTGCACTCTTTGGAAGGAAGGATTATTGTACATTAGCCGGAATAGCAGATTACTATGTTGTTTTTTCCCAAAGTGACATATTGGATCCAAAACCTGAGAGAGTACAGGTGTGCTTGGTGGATGGGAATCGACCAGAAGTGGAAGTGAATAAAACTTGCCAGTTGGAGGCGCTTATTTCTTCTTGTACGTATAGTCTTATATTTCATGGCTATAAACTGGTTTCTTCTGAATTGATTGGAAACCCTGGAGATTTTCAGAGAATAGAGGATCCTGATCTGCTTCCATTAGGCATTTGCGCCATAAATATGGGAATGGCAGATTCGATACTTGCTAAATTTATAGAAAATATCAAGGTGATGGAAGGGTTTGAAAAAGAAGAATCGCTGCAAACATTAGGAAAGATGGATGTTCGAAAACGTGGGGCGGAACTGTTAGTAGATGAATCCATTAAGATTCGCCCTCCACATAAGGAGGCCAGCTTATGTTTAAGGCGAGCAAAGGGTGCCGTAGATGAATATGTCAATTGGACAGCGGAGGAAGTACTTAGATTACTAGGTTCAACCGGTTTGATGGGTAGTCATCATTTTATTGAATTAAGAAATGATGTAAGAGCTTCTTCCTTTATGCCTCCCAATTACCGCAAATGTTTGTATGATATAGGCAAGGGAGTAATGGCAAAAATTCTTAAATGA
- a CDS encoding HAMP domain-containing sensor histidine kinase gives MKNENTQINLKLYYSTVLVVISLMLLGLFAGNPLLHHPGPGYITHNVLVFFFSICLLIYPLYKSHFLRLIIIVVASSYFYTIFFLYPNTWSNFIFLCLIPAISILFFDTKLFHLSLLLNTFSIICLFSYIAIVDRGDLYPYISKDLIGNIINFLGSQAILYFIFYLSHGRLEKQKLYYEQIKHSERLKTTGQLAAAVAHEIRNPLTVVKGFLQIYEKDHTYNENNKRHFSLMINELDTAEQVISQFLSIAKPDKDTETELVNVKNVLQSVTDLLNTYGLLHHNEIVLSMVEDCYITANTIEFKQLLINIIKNSIEASKVGDSVVVTSERKKHWVEIKVTDFGQGMSKEEMDSLGTPFYSLKSKGTGLGMMICFNIATKYKGTIHFDSEKGKGTTVTIWFPAANMG, from the coding sequence ATGAAGAACGAAAATACTCAAATTAATCTAAAGTTATATTACAGCACAGTGTTAGTGGTGATTTCACTTATGCTGCTTGGGCTGTTTGCCGGTAATCCACTTCTTCATCATCCTGGACCAGGCTATATTACGCATAATGTTTTAGTTTTCTTTTTTTCTATTTGCTTATTAATTTATCCTTTATACAAGTCACATTTTCTTAGACTCATTATAATTGTCGTAGCATCTAGTTACTTTTATACCATCTTCTTCTTATATCCAAATACCTGGTCCAACTTTATATTTTTATGCCTTATACCTGCCATTTCAATTTTGTTTTTTGATACAAAACTTTTTCATCTTTCTTTACTATTAAATACTTTCTCAATTATATGTCTTTTTAGCTATATTGCCATCGTTGATCGAGGGGATCTTTATCCATATATTAGTAAAGACTTAATTGGAAATATTATTAACTTTTTAGGAAGCCAAGCCATTCTTTATTTTATTTTTTACTTATCGCATGGACGGTTGGAGAAACAGAAGCTCTACTATGAGCAAATTAAACATTCAGAACGTCTGAAAACAACTGGACAGTTAGCTGCTGCTGTAGCACATGAGATTAGAAATCCATTAACGGTTGTTAAGGGCTTCTTACAGATATATGAGAAAGATCATACATATAATGAAAATAATAAGCGGCATTTTTCGTTAATGATTAATGAATTAGACACAGCAGAACAGGTTATTTCTCAATTTTTATCTATTGCCAAGCCCGACAAAGACACTGAAACGGAACTAGTAAATGTAAAGAATGTTCTTCAAAGTGTAACGGACCTACTAAACACTTATGGGCTACTGCATCATAATGAGATTGTACTAAGTATGGTGGAGGATTGTTATATCACTGCGAATACAATTGAATTTAAACAACTATTAATCAATATTATTAAAAATTCCATTGAAGCATCAAAAGTTGGTGATTCTGTTGTGGTTACCTCTGAAAGGAAAAAGCACTGGGTTGAAATTAAAGTAACGGATTTTGGACAAGGGATGTCAAAGGAAGAAATGGATTCTCTTGGTACTCCATTTTACTCGTTAAAAAGCAAAGGAACTGGCCTAGGGATGATGATTTGCTTTAATATTGCTACAAAGTATAAGGGAACCATTCACTTTGACAGTGAAAAAGGTAAAGGAACAACAGTTACGATTTGGTTCCCAGCAGCAAATATGGGGTAA
- a CDS encoding alpha/beta fold hydrolase, which produces MAVKSLVNIPVLNLETEMKRWNTVFKVLSQPKPDIDSTPRKAVWKKNKSVLWYHPALEKKYNTPLFLVYSLLNKAYILDISEEGSVIGNLTKQGYDVYLLDWGSPGLEDKDLTLDNYILDYLEVAVKRAIRHSGAKEISLVGYCIGGMLSAMLTSITDLPIKNLVLAAVPIDYSDAIVPGKWVKALQNGTLNFDRMAASYEVIPSEFLYAIFMTLQGFNIGPTINLVTRAHDQKYVDKWRRMDKWMKDAVTFSGAAFKQMMSELYKDNKLVKGEMKIGGRKVDLTKINCSTLVITSTRDELVLESQSLPIMDLISSEDKTYEYVEAGHVSLCLTGQFAYAIDPWLSDRSTKL; this is translated from the coding sequence ATGGCGGTTAAATCTCTAGTAAATATTCCCGTTCTCAATCTTGAAACCGAGATGAAACGGTGGAACACAGTTTTTAAAGTTTTGAGCCAACCAAAGCCTGATATTGATTCTACACCTAGAAAAGCAGTATGGAAGAAAAATAAATCTGTTTTGTGGTATCATCCTGCACTAGAGAAAAAGTATAACACTCCTCTTTTCTTGGTTTATTCACTGTTAAATAAAGCGTATATTCTCGATATTTCTGAAGAGGGTAGCGTAATTGGCAACCTAACAAAACAGGGGTACGATGTCTATTTGCTTGATTGGGGTTCTCCTGGATTGGAAGACAAGGACCTTACTTTAGATAACTACATTCTCGACTATTTGGAAGTGGCGGTAAAACGGGCCATTAGACATTCAGGTGCAAAAGAAATATCTTTGGTAGGTTACTGTATTGGTGGAATGCTTTCTGCGATGCTGACTTCAATAACAGATTTGCCAATCAAAAATCTTGTTCTAGCAGCGGTTCCAATTGATTATAGCGACGCCATCGTTCCTGGTAAATGGGTGAAAGCACTTCAAAATGGAACACTCAATTTTGACCGGATGGCAGCTTCTTACGAGGTGATTCCATCAGAGTTTTTATATGCCATTTTTATGACACTGCAAGGATTCAACATCGGACCAACCATTAACCTGGTCACCCGTGCTCACGATCAAAAATATGTAGATAAGTGGCGGAGAATGGACAAATGGATGAAAGACGCCGTAACCTTTTCAGGAGCAGCATTTAAGCAAATGATGAGTGAATTATACAAAGATAACAAGCTTGTCAAAGGTGAAATGAAGATTGGTGGTCGGAAGGTGGACTTAACCAAGATTAATTGCAGTACATTGGTGATCACCTCCACTAGGGATGAATTAGTGTTAGAATCACAAAGCCTTCCTATCATGGACCTTATTTCAAGTGAAGATAAAACTTATGAGTATGTGGAAGCGGGGCATGTATCGCTATGCTTAACTGGTCAGTTTGCTTATGCGATTGATCCGTGGTTGTCGGACCGTTCTACTAAATTATAA